Genomic window (Fibrobacter sp. UBA4297):
CCTATCAGGATAGCGATGATTGAAGCTTGCTTCGATGATACCGCTCTTCTTACCCTTTTCGGCAACTTTAAGTCCAGCCTTCAATGCAGCGATGGAACCCAGCAAACCCGATTGAGAAAGAACAAATTCCTGCCCCGGCTGAGCAAGCATCTTTGAAACATGAATATCGAGAGTATCGCCAGCGTAGGGAGCCTTGTACAATTCACCGACTTTACCTTCCAAGATGACCTGTTCTTCAGGCGAAATGACTTCGTATGTATTTTCATCGACGGCTCTAGCCATCCACTTTTCTGCACGAGCAAGCGTAGGAATATAGAGGGAATCCAAGTCCATGCGCCCCTCTTTGTGCGTAAAGCGGTCAACGGCACCAACAGGCGTTGCATTGAAGCAAAGGCGTTCGGCTTCAACCACATAGCTCAACACCATGCGGCTCTTGATAAGCTCGATTTCAGCATCGGCCGGGCTTGCCACATCAAGGATGGAGCCCATCTCACCCATAGCCTTCGTCGCGTTACCACCCTTCGCGTCGATTTGCAACAAGATGTCGCTAGTGTACTGCGGACGTAGCCAGTTTGCAATCGAAAATCCGACAAGGCCGCCCACCAGAATGAACAGCAATAACGTGAATTTCTTTTCCCAAAGGATTTGCATTGCTTCAAGCAACGTAATTGTATTGTTGTCTGGAGGCAACTGAATTGTAGCTTGGCTAACAACTTTTTTTTCATCTTTTTCAGCCATACGTTATCCTAATTAAGTAAAGCAATTACGAATTGTTTGATTAATAAAAGATTTTGATCAAGTAGAAAATTAGTTTATTTTTCACTGACATTCAACTTATTTTTATACAAAGAAGCCGTATTATACAATAAGCTATCCAACCATTTAGGTTGGATAGCATTCACGTTGTCAAAACTATCGGTCACCCATTACTTTGCAAAAGGAATGAGTTCCACGCGACGGTTCTGAGCTCTACCAGTTGCATCGCTGTTGTCTGCAATCGGCTTTTCACTGCCATAGCCCACAGCGCGGAGACGGTCTTTTGCCACGCCCTTCTTGTTAAGATACTTGACCACAGCATCTGCACGATTTTGGGAAAGCTTCAGGTTCTTCTTTGCAGAACCCTTGTTATCTGTATGGCCCTGAACTTCGAGGTTGGCTTCTGGAATCTTGAGCATGAGTTCTGCGATGTCGTCAAGAGTGCCGTAGCTGCTCTTGGTGAGTTTTGCAGAACCCGTCTTGAAGTTGATTCCCTTCTTGAGCTGGTCCAGGTCTTCTTTCTTATTGATCGGGCAGCCCTTTTCGTCAACACGGACACCCGGAAGCGTATTCGGGCACTTGTCGATAACATCAGCAACGCCATCCTTGTCAAAGTCCGGCAAGCAGCCAAGAGAATCGACGGCATAGCCAACCGGAGTATTCGGGCATTTGTCCTTAAAATCGGTAATGCCGTCTCTGTCGGTATCGAGCAAGCAACCGTTGGAACCAACTTCGACACCTGCCGGAGTATTCGGACACTTGTCGAGATAGTCTGGAACACCGTCCTTGTCAAAGTCCATTGCGCAACCCGTAGAATTTACAGGAACGCCAGACGGGGTATTCGGACACTGGTCAAGATTATCAGCAACACCGTCTTTGTCAAAGTCAAGCATACAGCCCAAGGAATCCACAGAAATATCAGCAACAGTATTCGGACATCTGTCGTTAATATCAGCAATGCCATCCTTGTCGGAATCAACGCGTGCAAGGGAGTCGGCAATAGCTCTATCGCGAGCAATCTTTGCAGCATCTTCAACCGGGCAACCTTCAGCATCAACCTTAATACCCTTTTCGGTACGGGCGCACTTATCTTCATTATCCGGAATGCCATCACCATCAGAATCCGCAGACTTGGCGGCAGCATCAAACCTGACACTAAAGAGAGCTGAACCAGCGAAGAGCGGAGAGCCGACGTAACCGTAAGTCGCTTTCACGCCTCTTTCACCCTGGTAGTAAATGGTATGATTCTTACCATATTCGATATCAGCCCTGTGACTGGCGCCACTCTGGAAGAAACGGAGAGCAAAGTCTACGCCCAAAGCGAAATCAATATTATGCGGGAAGTGGAAACGGACACCCGGAGTGAGGAGCATCGGATCTACAAGCGGATCAACCTTATAGCGTCCCACCTTCTGCAAACGCATTTCTGCAGAGAATTCAAGGAACGGAGTCAACCAGCTTGCTGCATTCCAGTTCACGCCCGTGTTATAAACGAGAGTTTGCGTTCTGGAGTAGCTGGCCAGAGCAACATAGCTTGCTGCCAAGTTCCAGGAAATCGGTGCTCCAATCTTGTTGAAGTCAAACGACAACGCAAGAC
Coding sequences:
- a CDS encoding OmpA family protein gives rise to the protein MKKIIALSLLSSSLAFSQVGMLGGTEGLHEINAKTLGQWQFNIGASGNFTFGSWGLSRGGIYEVKGKRYAFNDADASITGNVFVAVGLLDFVDVGVSLPLYYEHANSQWGGKANMWTTSRGDLDLFTKIGLPFASVGVFDMALMLDLYIPTGEPNAGVRPRHAWYLNGYGNTHPFTADRLAFGAGLALSFDFNKIGAPISWNLAASYVALASYSRTQTLVYNTGVNWNAASWLTPFLEFSAEMRLQKVGRYKVDPLVDPMLLTPGVRFHFPHNIDFALGVDFALRFFQSGASHRADIEYGKNHTIYYQGERGVKATYGYVGSPLFAGSALFSVRFDAAAKSADSDGDGIPDNEDKCARTEKGIKVDAEGCPVEDAAKIARDRAIADSLARVDSDKDGIADINDRCPNTVADISVDSLGCMLDFDKDGVADNLDQCPNTPSGVPVNSTGCAMDFDKDGVPDYLDKCPNTPAGVEVGSNGCLLDTDRDGITDFKDKCPNTPVGYAVDSLGCLPDFDKDGVADVIDKCPNTLPGVRVDEKGCPINKKEDLDQLKKGINFKTGSAKLTKSSYGTLDDIAELMLKIPEANLEVQGHTDNKGSAKKNLKLSQNRADAVVKYLNKKGVAKDRLRAVGYGSEKPIADNSDATGRAQNRRVELIPFAK